The following are encoded in a window of Gopherus flavomarginatus isolate rGopFla2 chromosome 10, rGopFla2.mat.asm, whole genome shotgun sequence genomic DNA:
- the CFLAR gene encoding CASP8 and FADD-like apoptosis regulator isoform X2, with protein MPFRVYDDRYRMQSWPLGICLIIDCIGNDTDILEDTFKALGFEVHCYQYLSVEAMNQTFHEVARLQKHRDYDSFICILVSRGSPQSIFCTDQTFPGYPLDRVKKFFTGDSCPELLGKPKLFFIQSYIVPADQQEPTSLLEVDGNEQKITANSRRARNCSIPPVADIFWSQCKVDVSVLERSPSSSSHYLRCLAELLCNPHKRKLPLLDIHIELNSRVYDCNRTSDPQQQYSLLLQHTLRKKLFLFPS; from the exons ATGCCATTCAGA GTGTATGACGATCGGTACAGAATGCAGAGTTGGCCTTTAGGAATATGCCTGATTATAGATTGCATTGGCAATGACACAG ATATACTGGAGGACACCTTTAAAGCTCTAGGCTTTGAAGTTCACTGTTACCAGTATTTAAGTGTGGAAGCCATGAACCAAACATTCCATGAAGTTGCAAGGCTGCAAAAGCACAGAGACTATGACAGCTTTATTTGCATATTGGTCAGCCGGGGGAGCCCTCAGAGCATCTTCTGCACAGACCAGACCTTTCCTGGGTACCCCCTGGATCGAGTGAAGAAGTTTTTTACTGGAGACTCATGCCCTGAACTCCTAGGGAAACCAAAGCTCTTCTTTATTCAAAGCTACATTGTGCCAGCAGATCAGCAAGAACCCACCAGTCTGCTGGAGGTGgatgggaatgaacagaaaatcaCTGCCAATTCCAGAAGAGCTAGGAACTGTAGTATTCCCCCAGTAGCAGACATCTTTTGGAGTCAATGCAAGGTGGATGTGTCTGTGTTAGAAAGATCACCCAGCTCATCCTCCCATTATCTACGCTGTCTGGCTGAGCTCCTGTGCAATCCTcataaaag AAAGCTCCCCCTACTGGATATCCATATTGAGCTGAACAGCAGAGTGTATGATTGCAACAGGACCTCAGATCCACAGCAACAATACTCACTCCTGCTACAACACACCTTGAGGAAAAAACTCTTTCTTTTTCCCAGTTAA